The region ATTTTTAACAATCTCACGGTTTCCAAAGCTTACATTGGCCGACCATTTTGGTGTATTGAAAGCTGTAATAAACAAATCGGAGTTATTATTGGAAGAAGCTAAATCGTTATAAGAAACATTAGCATTTATATTATAGTTCTTCAGGAAATTATAACGAATCCCCAATGAAGTTCCATAACTTTTATAAGTTGTATTACTATTGGTGTATACTCTGTATCTGTCTTGTTTACTACGATTTAGCATATCAAGTACGGCATTATTGCTTCCTACATTCCCACTTTTTGGTACAGCAACTTCTACCTGCCCCAGAAAGCCATCATATATGTTGTAATAGAAATCCCAATCTATTGCTAATCTGTTATTGAATAGCAACGATTTATAACCTACCTCGAAAGAGTTAATTCTCTCTGGTTGAAGTTTCTGCAAATTAGCTACCACCAGAAGATTTTTATTATCCAATGCGGCCTGATTCTGGCTCTTTCCGGCATCTGTATCAGCATTCACCGCTGACGTAAATCTATCAATAGATGATAATGTATACGAATTATCCAGATATCCAAGACCTTCATTAACCATTGGTAATCCGCCTACTCTCCTTACATTTCCGTTGTTTACAAAAGATAATGCTTCAAACAGAGATGGAAAGCGGAATCCGTTCTGAAAAGAAACTCTGAAATTATGCTGGTTTACAGGAGAATAAACTACACTTACTCTTGGATTGAACTTGGTTTTGAATTCAGGATTGCGATCTATACGTAAAGCCACATTCAACTTTAACTTCTCATCCCAGAATAGCTTTGTGATCTGAGCAAATGCTCCATATTTCTGATAAGTTACATCTTTACCAAAACTTCCGTCCGATAGTGGAACATTTCTCTGATCCACGGGCCTGCTAAAATCCACAAAATTATTACCATCAGGTGTTATGCTATATAAACGATAATCTGCACCAACAAGAAGATTAAATACTTTTACAAAACGGCTAAAGTCATAGGTAGCCTCCCCCTGATAAAAATGAGATTTTTGTTCCAGTTTAGCACCTCCTGTCAACGGAGCTCCTGCTACACCTCCATTAGCAGAATCCCAGTTGTTGATTCCGATAATTGTATTTTTCAGTTGTTCAAAGGCACTTGTACCCGGGACAACTCTGTTTTTATCGGCTTCTCTGCGGGCTAAAGCAAAAGCATCATTCAGATTTGTACCTGCATTCAGACTATTCTGTAAAGCCGACTGAAAGATATTTTTCCAGTTATTATTGGAAAGATTCGTAAGATCCAGATTATCGGCTAGGGGTTTCAGGTTATAAGAATCACCTGTATTTTCTATGGAAACATAAGCTCTTACAGTTAATTCTTTTCCTGTTAATTCTACTTTGTGGTTTTGTACTGTTGCATTCTGGAGACGGATTTTATTACCTCGCTGAAAAGTTCCGTCCAGCAAACCATAGCGATAGACATAAGAAGCACGCCAATTATCCCCAAAACGATAATACAATCCGGCATCTAATTTTATATTCTTCACTTCAGGACTCACCAGATCTTTTTCATAATATCCTGTTCTGGATACATTAAAAGTCGTAGGCTTTCCGTTATAATCTACTTTTACCGCGACACGGTTGTTTCTTTCATCTCCGTATTTATTCCAGAGATCTTCAGCCGGATTCTTATTGTTCAGTTCCGGAAATTTGGGGTTTGCAGTAATTAATGAATTAGGATTCTGATCAGTTCGATTATCTGAAATCCAGTCGACACCGCTGAAATAGGATGCATTAACCTTTATAGCTAAGTTTTTATTAATGGCTTTGGCAAACCTGATGGCACTTTCTCCTAATGATGATATTTTATGATTGACATTATCTACATGATTCAATCCGCCCCGGAAATAAAAACTAAGCCCCTGAGATGTAAACGGATCTTTGGTCTGTAAACTGGCAAGCCCGTTAATTGCATTCATCCCGTATAAGGCAGATGCCGCTCCTGGTGTAACCTCCATAGACTGAATATCGAGTTCAGTAGGTCCAATAGCATTTCCTAAAGGAACACCTAAAGTTGCAGACTGAACGTCTACCCCATCTACCAATTGCATAAATCTGAAGTTGTTCGGTGAATTGAATCCTCTGGAGTTAGGCACTTTTAAGGTAAGACTGGATGTTAACAGTTGCAGTCCTTTTACATTTTCCAGAGTCTCGTAAAAAGAAGCTGCAGGACTTTCCCGAATGGTACGAATATCAATTTTTTCAATAGCAATAGGTGACTTCAGTACTTTTTCCGGAACACGGGAAGCCGATATTACAACTTCGTTGATTATAGTATTTTGTGGGTTTAGTTCTACTGTTATTTTATTGGACAATGAAAGAATTTCAACAGTCTGACTTGTAAATCCTTCTTTTTTAATAATAATCCTGAAAGGTATCTTCACTCTGGTTCTCAGGCTGAAATTTCCATCCTGATCTGTTGACGCAATATCCTGGGTATTTTCAACCTGAATATGCGCTCCTGTTACGCCCTTATGACTATCGGTATCTTTAATAATACCACTTAATTCTATTAATTGTTGCTGAGCGTGGAAAAGGTTAAAAAATAAAAATGTAAATAATATAAGTTGTATTCTTTGCAGAAAACGCCTCTCTATAGTTAATTTCATTATAATCGTTATTTAGGTTACGGTGTATGTTTATGGTTTGGTGATGGATGTGAATAGGTGAATCATAATGAATGAGTCAATTGACGTATTCGCTTATTGACATATTAACTATTTATCCATTCACTTATCCACATCCTTGCCTGTTGATGTTAACAACACATACACATTCGTATCCCTAAAAGATGATGGTAATGTTTCTGAGATTTTTTCTGTCGGTAAAGAATATCTATCATATTTTTATTTTGTGATTTGTAAATAGCGGTACGAAAAATCACCAAAGGTTTCTTCAGCTTCTTTTTTCTGTACATAGATTCCGAAGAGTTCATCCAGAGTTTTCAGGATTTCATCTTCACCAATATTGTCTTTATATTTTGTATTAAGTCTTGTTCCTAAACGGTCTCCGCCAATATGCAGATTGTATTTCCCATAGGCTGTTCCAACAAAACCAATCTCTGCATTTGGAGATCTCCCGCAGCCATTCGGGCAACCTGTCATTCTGATGGTGATATCTTCTTCAAAGAGTCCGTATTTTTCCAGCAAAGGTTCTATTTTGGTTACCAATGTTGGTAAGTAACGCTGACCTTCTGCTAATGCCAAAGAGCATGTATTAAAAGCTACACAGGCTACCGAGTTTTTTCGCAATGCACTGACTTTCTCTGTATAATCCGAAATACCATATTCTTTAAGAATTTGATCTATCTCTGCTTTATCTTCCTCCCGAACGTCGGACACAATAAGATTCTGGTTACAGGTAAAACGGAAGTTGACTTTTCCTGTTTTAGCAATTTTTAGCAATCCCGATTTTAACGGATATTGCTCTCCTTGTTTATTCGGTTCATCCAGTATCCTTCCATGTTCTACAAATACAGTGTAGAACCATTTTCCTTCATGATTTTGTACCCAGCCGTATCGGTCTTTTCTCTGCTCAAACTTATACTCTCTCGCCGGCTCGAAACTAAAACCACATCTTTTTTCCACCTCAGCCCGATAACCCTCTATTCCCAGTTTATCTATTGTGTATTTAAGTCTGGACAATTTACGGTCACTTCTGTTTCCAAAATCACGTTGTACAGTAATAATTTCATATACCGCTTTCAGTACCTTTTCTTCTGTATCTACAAATCCCAGAACTGAAGCCAATCTTGCATAGGTAGCTTCATTTCCGTGTGTTGCACCTAATCCGCCACCGACAGCAATATTGTAGCCCACAATCTGATCATTTTCAATAATAGCAATCAGCGCAATATCATTGATAAATACATCTACATCATTATTAGGCGGAACAGCAATCCCGATTTTCAGTTTACGGGGTAAATACCTGTCCTGATATAACGGATCTTCTTCAGCTTTACGGTCTACTACCAGTTCATCATCAATCCAGATATCATAATAGGCTTTTGTTTTAGGCAAACACAACTCACTAATCTTACCTGCAAGTTCATAAGCTTCATTATGCAATGGTGATTCTGAGGGATTAGAAGTACAGGTTACATTACGATTAACATCACCACAAGCCGCTATAGAATCCAGATGTTGCAAGCTAAATGCCTGAATAGTTGGTTTTATATGAGATTTCAGAATGCCGTGCAGCTGAATTGTCTGTCTGGTTGTTACTTTAATTGTTCCGGTAGAGTGATCACCAGCAATTTCATTTAATCCAATCCATTGTTCAGAGGTAAGGAAACCTCCCGGAAGACGCAAACGGATCATAAAGGAATATAGCCATTCTAATTTCTTTGACACACGTTCTTCACGACGATCGCGATCATCCTGCTGATACATTCCGTGGAATTTTATCAGATTTTGGTCATCTTCTCGAATAGCACCAGTGAAGTTATCCAGAAGACTTTCTTTCAAAGTCCCCCTAAGCCCGTTACTGCTGGTTTTTATTTTTTCTACTGGTGAGAGATTATCTTTAGCACTCATGATTGTTGTTTTATTTTTAGCAATAGGATTTCATCCTATCTTATATTAACATATCCCTTCGGGACTAATTTTAAATTATACCTTACACCTTATAGGTTTCAGAAATCTATAAGGTTTGGAATGATATCTTTTTTAACCATTTAGAAATTTAGAGTATTAAGATTTTAAAAGCCTCTTAATTTCTTAATCTTTATTTTAAACGCAAGGAACGCAAAGTTTTCACCTTATTATACTTTTTAAGAACGCAACGCCGCTAAAGCTTAGCAACATTGACAAAGTTCTGTTTCTTAGACCTTATAAAGGTTTGGAATAACCAGTTTAACGATTTTGCAATCAGGCTGTTTTAATAAACATCTTTGGCGTATCTGCCACTAAGCTCCAGTTCTTCTAAATAGTTTTTTGCCTCGTCTTCGTTTCTTTTTCCTTCATGTTGAATAATATGAAGAAGTGTTTCTTCCACATCTTTACTCATTGGTTCTTTAGCTCCACATACATATACTGAAGCTCCACCTTCGAGCCACTGAAATACTTCTAAAGATTTTTGCTGCAGCCTGTGCTGTACATATACTTTTTCCGCAGTATCTCTGGAAAATGCCAGATCCAGATTGGTTAAAGCTCCTGTTTTCAGGAAGTCCTGAAATTCGGACTGATAAAGGAAATCTGATACAAAATTCCGGTCTCCGAAGAAAAGCCAGTTTCTTCCTTCTGCTCCTGTAGCATCACGCTCCCAAAGGAATGAACGAAATGGTGCTATTCCTGTTCCGGGACCTATCATAATTATGTCTTTTGCTGTTTCCGGAAGTTTAAAATGTTTAGCCTCCTGTATATAAAATTCTACGGTTCCATCTTCTTCAAACTCACTGAGAAAACCACTACACAAACCATTTTGCTTTTTATCATTAATGAAAAACTCTGATTTAGCTACCGTAATATGAATTTCAGAATCTCCATGAGCCTCCGGCGACGATGAAACTGAATACAAACGTGGAGCCTGAACGGTCAGTACTTTTATAATGTCTTCGAATTCTTCAGCATTCTTCACCGGATAGATTCTGAGTAAATCTAAAAGACTTAAACGGGTTTCCGGGATATCCTGCCCCGTAATTTGAGCATACTGTGCAACTGTTGTTTTTAATAGATAGCTGATATTAAGATGCTGATGAAGAAGTTCTTCTACACTTGCTGTAACTCTGGTAGTTTGAATTTGCTTTCCGGGATCTATACCCGTTAAACCGATAATTTCTTCAACTACAGATTTTGGATTAAAAGGAATAACTCCTAATGCATCTCCCGGGCGGTATGCAATTGGTTCTTCTGTTTCAATCTCAATGTGATAGGTCTCTTTATCAGAAGTAATATCATTAAGGTTAATAATAGCAGATACTTTTCCCTGGTATTTTTTTCTTCCGGAGGATGCCTTTGCCGGTGAAGTGCCTGCCTCTTTATTCTGTACAACTTCAAAAATATGATCGAGCCATCTGTGAGCATCTTCTTCATAATCGATATCACATCTTTTTAGCGGAATAATACGTTCTGCGCCGAGAACTTCGAAACGTGTATCCAGATCTTCACCTGTTTTACAGAATTGTGGATAAGTACTGTCACCTAGTGCTAAAACTCCGAACTTAATATTGGAAAGATTTAGTTCGTTCTCATGGATATAATCATAGAATTTCTTCGCCAGAATTGGTGGTTCTCCTTCTCCCTGAGTACTTATTACAACAAATAAATATTCTTCCTTGGCCAGATCTTTAGGCTTGTATTGAGACAAATCGCCCAACTTTACCTGAATACCTTTTTTCTTGGCAACTCCGGCTAGTTCTGTCGCAAGTTTCTTACTATTGCCTGTTTCTGTGCCATATACCAGTGTTATTTTCTTTACAGCTGTTGTATGCGTGTTTAGTTGTGGAGGTAAGTCTGCCACTGCAGCAGAAGTTCCAGCGAGCCCTGCGAGATAACCACTTGCCCAGATAGCTTCGTCTCTGGAAAAACCACTGGATATTTCTTTCAGTACTTGTAGT is a window of Elizabethkingia anophelis R26 DNA encoding:
- a CDS encoding diflavin oxidoreductase is translated as MLSETKLQVLKEISSGFSRDEAIWASGYLAGLAGTSAAVADLPPQLNTHTTAVKKITLVYGTETGNSKKLATELAGVAKKKGIQVKLGDLSQYKPKDLAKEEYLFVVISTQGEGEPPILAKKFYDYIHENELNLSNIKFGVLALGDSTYPQFCKTGEDLDTRFEVLGAERIIPLKRCDIDYEEDAHRWLDHIFEVVQNKEAGTSPAKASSGRKKYQGKVSAIINLNDITSDKETYHIEIETEEPIAYRPGDALGVIPFNPKSVVEEIIGLTGIDPGKQIQTTRVTASVEELLHQHLNISYLLKTTVAQYAQITGQDIPETRLSLLDLLRIYPVKNAEEFEDIIKVLTVQAPRLYSVSSSPEAHGDSEIHITVAKSEFFINDKKQNGLCSGFLSEFEEDGTVEFYIQEAKHFKLPETAKDIIMIGPGTGIAPFRSFLWERDATGAEGRNWLFFGDRNFVSDFLYQSEFQDFLKTGALTNLDLAFSRDTAEKVYVQHRLQQKSLEVFQWLEGGASVYVCGAKEPMSKDVEETLLHIIQHEGKRNEDEAKNYLEELELSGRYAKDVY
- a CDS encoding TonB-dependent receptor, encoding MKLTIERRFLQRIQLILFTFLFFNLFHAQQQLIELSGIIKDTDSHKGVTGAHIQVENTQDIASTDQDGNFSLRTRVKIPFRIIIKKEGFTSQTVEILSLSNKITVELNPQNTIINEVVISASRVPEKVLKSPIAIEKIDIRTIRESPAASFYETLENVKGLQLLTSSLTLKVPNSRGFNSPNNFRFMQLVDGVDVQSATLGVPLGNAIGPTELDIQSMEVTPGAASALYGMNAINGLASLQTKDPFTSQGLSFYFRGGLNHVDNVNHKISSLGESAIRFAKAINKNLAIKVNASYFSGVDWISDNRTDQNPNSLITANPKFPELNNKNPAEDLWNKYGDERNNRVAVKVDYNGKPTTFNVSRTGYYEKDLVSPEVKNIKLDAGLYYRFGDNWRASYVYRYGLLDGTFQRGNKIRLQNATVQNHKVELTGKELTVRAYVSIENTGDSYNLKPLADNLDLTNLSNNNWKNIFQSALQNSLNAGTNLNDAFALARREADKNRVVPGTSAFEQLKNTIIGINNWDSANGGVAGAPLTGGAKLEQKSHFYQGEATYDFSRFVKVFNLLVGADYRLYSITPDGNNFVDFSRPVDQRNVPLSDGSFGKDVTYQKYGAFAQITKLFWDEKLKLNVALRIDRNPEFKTKFNPRVSVVYSPVNQHNFRVSFQNGFRFPSLFEALSFVNNGNVRRVGGLPMVNEGLGYLDNSYTLSSIDRFTSAVNADTDAGKSQNQAALDNKNLLVVANLQKLQPERINSFEVGYKSLLFNNRLAIDWDFYYNIYDGFLGQVEVAVPKSGNVGSNNAVLDMLNRSKQDRYRVYTNSNTTYKSYGTSLGIRYNFLKNYNINANVSYNDLASSNNNSDLFITAFNTPKWSANVSFGNREIVKNVGFTVVARWQNKFLWESPLASGEIPAFYTVDAQITWKLPEISSSLKIGATNLLNRRYFQYAAGPEIGGLYYLAYTYDLKFK
- the cysI gene encoding assimilatory sulfite reductase (NADPH) hemoprotein subunit, coding for MMSAKDNLSPVEKIKTSSNGLRGTLKESLLDNFTGAIREDDQNLIKFHGMYQQDDRDRREERVSKKLEWLYSFMIRLRLPGGFLTSEQWIGLNEIAGDHSTGTIKVTTRQTIQLHGILKSHIKPTIQAFSLQHLDSIAACGDVNRNVTCTSNPSESPLHNEAYELAGKISELCLPKTKAYYDIWIDDELVVDRKAEEDPLYQDRYLPRKLKIGIAVPPNNDVDVFINDIALIAIIENDQIVGYNIAVGGGLGATHGNEATYARLASVLGFVDTEEKVLKAVYEIITVQRDFGNRSDRKLSRLKYTIDKLGIEGYRAEVEKRCGFSFEPAREYKFEQRKDRYGWVQNHEGKWFYTVFVEHGRILDEPNKQGEQYPLKSGLLKIAKTGKVNFRFTCNQNLIVSDVREEDKAEIDQILKEYGISDYTEKVSALRKNSVACVAFNTCSLALAEGQRYLPTLVTKIEPLLEKYGLFEEDITIRMTGCPNGCGRSPNAEIGFVGTAYGKYNLHIGGDRLGTRLNTKYKDNIGEDEILKTLDELFGIYVQKKEAEETFGDFSYRYLQITK